A DNA window from Hoplias malabaricus isolate fHopMal1 chromosome 5, fHopMal1.hap1, whole genome shotgun sequence contains the following coding sequences:
- the inavab gene encoding innate immunity activator b, protein MEAKEEISDTDSGIILHCGHDSPTTVMKDVSTHTRALKLKQQSLEDRLELCILELKKLCIREAELTGHMPPDYPLLPGEKPPQIRRRIGAAFKLDEQSILHRGAEDSELCAVEAKLALQQQIYVAARRLCLEAHLSKAVKKSRSQQCKHEEQKLKDLQDSVFQLRLEHGRSSPRPALVLQKHQGTSDDSSLSDSLVLDEEELTCQSSQVSLEPHPVAESLSVVPGTPHRPLIHTGSSNRLQPPTLPLVALHRCHSPSPSPSRSLCPSPSLCPSPSLCPSPSPTLDIEPAPIQNSPWKESSLDQPYQKMKKSHSSSTKSSPAVTPTLPPLEACLEDAALTAQIPSHVSLRYTQSSSTPSTPEMHLRRGYSLRIPSSEPLHDVDRDRGRSRGPRRRLTDVMLTSPLSEYSPMSLPMENPMYHSSSEDSSSEHSLASSYISSPCQEHPAELQRQCQARYRYYYNSSPDSYIPQPCTPLNHYKHTSPQLSPNFYRAYVDEGNYHNLDTSRTYIRQKPSPCTNGHYEYWYEERLPLQVCRAIPPHVKLSRAPSLREYPHHPSRILPRQVVSEELKSWHHRSQLRPPRPHSLDRHRQGAVRFRNLPEHESPPSQQHSFQEHQIPQRQALPRTANGTPAQWLEDDAEMVSQV, encoded by the exons ATGGAGGCCAAGGAGGAAATCAGTGACACGGACAGTGGGATCATTTTGCACTGTG GACACGACAGTCCCACGACGGTGATGAAGGacgtgagcacacacactcgAGCGCTGAAGCTGAAACAACAATCTTTGGAGGACAGGCTCGAGCTGTGTATTCTGGAGCTGAAGAAACTCTGTATCCGAGAAGCT GAGCTGACGGGTCACATGCCCCCAGACTACCCTCTGTTGCCTGGAGAAAAGCCTCCGCAAATCCGTCGCCGCATTGGGGCTGCTTTTAAGCTGGATGAGCAGAGCATTCTACACAGAGGAGCAGAG GACTCGGAACTGTGTGCAGTGGAAGCGAAACTGGCTTTACAGCAGCAAATCTACGTAGCGGCTCGCAGACTGTGCCTGGAGGCCCACCTTAGCAAAGCGGTGAAGAAGAGCCGATCGCAGCAGTGCAAGCATGAAGAACAGAAGCTCAAAGACCTTCAGGACTCTGTGTTCCAGTTGCGGCTGGAGCATGGCCGCTCTTCACCACGCCCTGCGTTAGTCCTGCAAAAAC ATCAAGGTACATCTGATGACAGCTCTTTGTCAGATTCACTAGTGTTGGACGAAG AGGAGCTAACGTGTCAGTCATCCCAGGTCTCTTTGGAACCCCATCCAGTTGCAGAATCTCTTTCCGTTGTCCCAGGCACCCCCCACCGTCCTCTAATACACACCGGCTCCTCAAACCGACTTCAGCCACCTACACTGCCTCTTGTGGCCTTACATCGATGCCACAGCCCCAGCCCAAGCCCCAGCCGCAGCCTCTGCCCCAGCCCCAGCCTCTGCCCCAGCCCCAGCCTCTGCCCCAGCCCAAGCCCCACACTGGATATTGAGCCTGCACCAATCCAGAACTCCCCCTGGAAAGAATCCAGCCTAGATCAGCCATACCAGAAAATGAAGAAGTCTCATTCCAGTAGCACCAAATCCAG TCCTGCTGTTACACCTACATTGCCTCCATTGGAAGCTTGTTTAGAAGATGCAGCCCTGACAGCGCAGATACCCAGTCATGTATCACTTAGATACACACAGTCCAGCAGCACCCCGTCCACTCCAGAGATGCATCTACGCAGAGGTTATTCTCTCAG AATTCCCAGCAGTGAGCCTCTGCATGATGTGGACCGGGACAGAGGCCGATCACGGGGGCCCAGAAGGCGACTGACAGATGTTATGTTAACGTCACCGTTGTCAGAGTACTCCCCTATGAGTTTACCCATGGAAAACCCAATGTACCACTCAAGCTCTGAGGACAGCAGTTCTGAGCACTCTTTGGCTTCTTCCTACATCAGCTCTCCGTGTCAGGAGCATCCAGCTGAGCTGCAAAGGCAGTGCCAAGCCCGGTACCGATATTACTACAACAGTTCCCCAGATAGTTACATTCCTCAGCCCTGCACACCGCTCAACCACTACAAACACACTTCACCCCAACTTTCCCCAAACTTCTACAGAGCGTATGTAGATGAGGGAAACTACCACAACCTTGACACCAGTCGGACATACATCAGGCAAAAGCCTTCACCTTGCACCAATGGCCACTATGAGTACTGGTACGAGGAGAGACTCCCACTCCAGGTATGCAGGGCAATACCACCCCATGTCAAGCTCTCCCGGGCGCCCTCACTCAGAGAATACCCTCACCATCCCAGTAGGATCCTCCCTCGCCAGGTGGTTTCAGAGGAGCTAAAGTCGTGGCACCATCGGAGCCAATTGCGCCCACCTCGACCGCACTCCCTCGACAGGCATCGGCAGGGTGCAGTGCGCTTCAGAAACTTGCCTGAACACGAGTCCCCACCATCTCAGCAGCACAGCTTCCAGGAGCACCAG